Proteins from one Dermacentor variabilis isolate Ectoservices chromosome 1, ASM5094787v1, whole genome shotgun sequence genomic window:
- the Fitm gene encoding acyl-coenzyme A diphosphatase Fitm encodes MAGNQRRNKVSGAMKWDAATAKQTSTGRKPLGEPMSVPQVLVMVGLHLCRRVVVVEPRVKVPLYLGVLLIGSVMCDFFPIPRTYLSRKDNVFNTYFVKVAWGWTLITVGLFVAVSSWVYCCGDRALVRRHLSRLAVGTAAWFLTTNFFVVFETYTGRCTVDKHGTREACFRAGQRWFGFDISGHAFLLIFCNLMIAEEARSFCGWERIGDLLRNEKYDDDSPLKELPAEQLRLLHDAYPRLTPFVRLLFVALTYLSLLWDLMLVCTVLYFHSMAQKILGGVIGIVEWYMLYRVWYTMTWSPGLPGKGLFKYRDVQRKKTQGSRN; translated from the coding sequence ATGGCAGGCAATCAAAGGCGCAACAAGGTGTCGGGTGCTATGAAATGGGATGCTGCTACTGCGAAACAGACATCTACAGGTCGGAAACCTCTTGGAGAACCTATGTCTGTCCCACAGGTTCTTGTAATGGTAGGACTGCACCTGTGTCGTCGTGTGGTGGTGGTTGAACCGCGTGTTAAAGTGCCCCTGTACCTTGGTGTATTGCTGATCGGGTCCGTGATGTGCGACTTCTTCCCCATTCCGCGTACTTACCTGTCGCGCAAGGACAACGTGTTTAATACGTATTTCGTCAAGGTCGCCTGGGGATGGACACTCATCACGGTGGGACTGTTCGTAGCCGTCTCAAGTTGGGTATACTGTTGCGGTGATCGCGCACTTGTCAGGCGGCATTTGAGTCGTCTCGCCGTCGGCACGGCTGCGTGGTTCTTGACGACGAATTTTTTTGTAGTGTTTGAAACGTACACGGGCCGGTGTACTGTTGACAAACACGGAACGAGGGAAGCATGCTTTAGGGCTGGTCAGCGTTGGTTTGGATTTGACATTTCGGGCCATGCGTTTCTGCTCATTTTCTGCAACCTAATGATTGCCGAAGAAGCACGAAGTTTCTGTGGCTGGGAGAGGATTGGAGACTTGCTTAGAAATGAGAAGTACGATGATGACAGCCCTCTGAAGGAGCTACCAGCCGAGCAGCTGCGCCTGCTGCATGACGCGTACCCACGGCTGACGCCATTTGTGCGCCTGCTGTTCGTGGCTTTGACATACCTTTCGCTTCTCTGGGATTTGATGCTTGTGTGCACAGTGCTATATTTTCACAGCATGGCCCAGAAAATACTTGGCGGCGTAATAGGCATTGTGGAGTGGTACATGCTGTATCGCGTTTGGTACACTATGACTTGGTCTCCGGGCCTTCCTGGAAAAGGACTTTTCAAGTATCGTGACGTCCAAAGGAAGAAAACGCAAGGGTCACGGAACTGA